One segment of Aquimarina sp. BL5 DNA contains the following:
- the recG gene encoding ATP-dependent DNA helicase RecG produces the protein MNPNILQTPIDYLKGVGPSRADLLRTELGIHTYQDLVNLFPNRYIDKTNYYKINELQRTSAEVQMVGKIINIKMVEQKRGKRLVAKFMDDTGEMELVWFRGHKWIKENIKLNTTYVIFGKTKYYNGFSMPHPEMELLSEHEKNLKVLMQPVYPSTEKLSNRGITNRVISKMMMQLFLDTKAGFYDTLSEEIRNELKLIHKSEAILNIHFPKNQELLAKAQYRLKFEELFYIQLQLITKKLIRKQKIKGFPFTEVGEYFTNFYNNHLPFELTNAQKRVIKEIRKDIGSSAQMNRLLQGDVGSGKTIVALMTMLLALDNGFQACLMAPTAILANQHYQGIVELTKDLDINVKLLMGSSKTKERRVIHQELEEGTLHILIGTHAVLEDKVKFKNLGLAIIDEQHRFGVAQRSKLWHKNTYPPHILVMTATPIPRTLAMSLYGDLDISVIDELPPGRKSIKTVHRYDSNRLKVFKFIADEIQKGRQIYIVYPLIQESEALDYKDLMDGYESIARSFPTPDYQISIVHGKMKPADKDYEMERFVKGETNIMVATTVIEVGVNVPNASVMIIESAERFGLSQLHQLRGRVGRGAEQSFCILMTSFKLSSDSKTRLETMVRTNDGFDIAEVDLKLRGPGDIMGTQQSGVLNLKIADIVRDNDILKTARYYATKILKEDPSLSLEKNKVLLFTYQQLAKHKNIWNYIS, from the coding sequence ATGAATCCGAATATCTTACAAACTCCTATTGATTATTTAAAAGGTGTTGGGCCTTCTCGTGCAGATCTGTTGCGCACAGAGTTAGGTATTCATACCTATCAGGATTTGGTTAATTTATTTCCAAATAGATACATTGATAAAACCAATTATTATAAAATTAATGAGCTACAGCGCACTTCTGCAGAAGTACAAATGGTTGGTAAGATCATCAATATCAAAATGGTAGAGCAAAAACGAGGAAAACGTTTAGTAGCCAAATTTATGGATGATACTGGAGAAATGGAATTGGTATGGTTTAGAGGTCATAAATGGATTAAGGAAAATATAAAACTAAACACTACTTATGTAATTTTTGGTAAGACTAAATACTATAATGGGTTTAGTATGCCACATCCAGAGATGGAACTACTTTCTGAACATGAAAAAAACCTGAAAGTACTCATGCAACCGGTATATCCCTCTACAGAAAAATTATCAAATAGAGGTATCACCAATCGTGTGATTAGCAAAATGATGATGCAGTTGTTTCTAGATACCAAAGCTGGGTTTTACGACACTCTTTCTGAAGAAATACGCAATGAATTAAAACTTATTCATAAAAGTGAAGCAATTCTTAATATTCACTTCCCAAAAAATCAAGAGTTACTTGCCAAGGCCCAATATCGACTAAAGTTTGAAGAACTTTTTTATATTCAGCTTCAATTAATTACGAAAAAATTAATCCGTAAACAGAAAATCAAGGGATTTCCGTTTACCGAAGTTGGAGAATATTTCACTAATTTCTATAACAATCATTTACCTTTCGAACTAACCAATGCACAGAAACGGGTTATCAAAGAGATCCGAAAGGATATAGGAAGTAGTGCGCAGATGAATCGCTTGCTACAAGGAGATGTAGGATCAGGAAAAACTATCGTAGCATTAATGACGATGCTATTGGCATTAGATAATGGTTTTCAGGCATGCTTAATGGCTCCAACTGCTATTTTGGCGAATCAACATTATCAGGGAATTGTAGAATTAACTAAAGACCTAGACATCAATGTAAAATTATTGATGGGTAGTTCTAAAACGAAAGAACGTCGTGTAATCCATCAAGAATTAGAAGAAGGTACATTGCATATCCTTATCGGTACACATGCAGTATTAGAAGATAAAGTAAAGTTCAAAAATCTAGGACTAGCAATTATAGATGAACAACATCGATTTGGAGTAGCACAACGCTCTAAACTCTGGCATAAGAATACGTATCCGCCTCATATTCTTGTCATGACCGCAACTCCAATTCCTAGAACATTGGCTATGAGTCTGTATGGAGATTTGGATATTTCCGTGATTGATGAATTACCGCCAGGAAGAAAATCTATTAAAACGGTACATCGATATGATAGCAATCGTCTAAAGGTTTTTAAGTTTATTGCTGATGAGATTCAGAAAGGAAGACAAATCTATATTGTATATCCTCTGATCCAGGAATCCGAAGCCTTAGATTATAAAGATTTGATGGATGGATATGAAAGTATTGCTCGCTCCTTCCCTACTCCGGATTATCAGATATCCATAGTACACGGTAAAATGAAACCAGCGGATAAAGATTATGAGATGGAACGTTTCGTAAAAGGAGAAACCAATATTATGGTTGCTACTACAGTAATCGAAGTAGGAGTTAATGTACCTAATGCCAGTGTGATGATCATAGAGAGTGCAGAACGTTTCGGACTCTCACAATTACATCAGTTACGAGGTCGTGTAGGTCGTGGCGCAGAACAAAGTTTTTGCATACTAATGACCAGTTTTAAACTATCCTCTGATAGTAAAACAAGACTGGAAACTATGGTTAGAACCAATGATGGTTTTGATATCGCAGAAGTAGACTTAAAATTACGTGGACCAGGAGATATTATGGGCACCCAACAAAGTGGAGTTCTAAATCTAAAAATAGCAGATATCGTGCGGGATAATGACATCCTAAAAACTGCAAGGTATTATGCCACGAAAATTCTAAAAGAAGATCCTTCTTTGTCCCTAGAAAAGAATAAAGTGTTGTTGTTTACATATCAACAATTAGCTAAGCACAAAAATATTTGGAATTATAT